The sequence TTGATTACTTTGCGTACTCGTCTCAGCGTAATGCGCGAGTTTTTGTAAAGGATTTGCAATCTGATTGGAGATATAAATAATAATTAGAATAGAGACAAGCAGGAATGGCAATGCTTTACGAATCATTTCTTGCATCATATCCTTGGCAGGTACGAGTGTTGCATTTGTCGAGCGTTGCGTGACGACTCCCCAGTCTGCGCCATTCACATGGGCATAACCCGCCAACATGTCGACACCTTTTGAATTAACGAGTTGCATTGCACCGCTCTTCCCTTTCACCAGTTCCTGGATAACAGGGTTCTCCCGGGCAAAATCATTGATGCGGTCTTTGTCCTGATGATAAATGATACGTCCTGTAGAATCGACGACGTATACATACGAGCCATTTTCATAAAAGTGTTCGCCTAGCACATCTTGGAGAATATTCTCCTCCTTTAGATATATGGAACCTCCGACTAAGCCGATGAACTTATTATCTTCATCAAACACAGGTTGCGAAATGAAAATGATCAATCGGTCAGTTAGACTTATGTATGGATCTGAGATAAACGCTTTACGTTCTTTCAGTGCTTGGATACCACCTTCAGAATTTAAGATTTTGCCTTGAAGTTCGAGCGTCTTCGGTGAAGTGGCCAAAATCTCCCCATCTTTAGCAACAATCAAAACTGAATTGAATGTATCCGACTGTGCCGTTAATCTTTCCGCTTCTATTGTAAGACTGTCGATATCTCTTTCAATCATAGTTTGAGCAAGATTGTCTGCACTTACTTCAAGTGTCTGCAGCGTCATCTTCAAAAATGAATCTGTTGTACTGGACAACTTTTGTGCATACGTCCGGTTTGTTTCCAACGTCATATCAATCAACGATTTTTTCTGCACATTATAGCCTGATGAAATGCTGCTTACTAATGTAAGTACTAAAGCAAGCATAGCGACTGCCAAAATCAAATATTTTAAAGATAGCTTCATGTTCGGATTGTATCCCCTTCAAACCAAAATTTTACATCCTTCCTATTATATCATTTTAATTTTCTTTTGACTGATTTTTTGTTATTTTTCATCCTGAAAATAGTTGACTCATGCCAAAATATAATGTAAATTACTGAAGTACGAACATTTAACAAAAAACGGCGATTAACATTCGCTTTTAGGAGTGCTTTCTATGGATACAGTATTTGATTATGAAGACATTCAACTAATTCCCGCAAAATGTATAGTAAATAGTCGCTCAGAATGCGACACTTCCATCATACTCGGCAAACATAAATTCGAATTACCGGTTGTCCCTGCGAATATGCAGACAATCATCGACGAAAAAACCGCTGTTCAACTGGCTGAAAATGGATACTTTTATATCATGCACCGTTTTGCCCCCGAGAAGCGTATGGATTTCATAAAGGATATGCAAGGACGCGGGTTGATCGCTTCCATTAGTGTCGGCGTGAAAGATGATGAATACGTATTCGTTGAGCAGTTGGCTGCAGATCAGTTGACTCCGGACTATATTACAATTGATATTGCGCACGGTCACTCCAACGCCGTCATCAATATGATCCAACATATTAAAAAGCATCTTCCAGAATCATTTGTCATTGCAGGTAATGTAGGGACACCAGAAGCTGTGCGCGAGCTTGAAAACGCAGGTGCCGATGCAACGAAAGTCGGGATTGGACCTGGAAAAGTTTGTATAACGAAAATCAAGACCGGCTTTGGAACGGGTGGATGGCAGCTTGCCGCAGTTCGTTGGTGTGCAAGAGCTGCAACAAAGCCTATTATTGCGGATGGCGGGATTCGCACACATGGTGATATCGCGAAATCTGTTCGTTTTGGTGCTTCCATGGTCATGATTGGCTCATTATTTGCAGGTCACGAAGAATCTCCTGGACAAACCATCGAAAAAGATGGGATCATTTACAAAGAATACTTCGGCTCTGCTTCTGAGTTTCAAAAAGGCGAGAAGAAAAATGTCGAGGGTAAGAAATTGTATGTAGAATATAAAGGCAAACTGCAAGATACTTTGACAGAGATGCAACAAG is a genomic window of Sporosarcina oncorhynchi containing:
- a CDS encoding sensor domain-containing diguanylate cyclase, whose protein sequence is MKLSLKYLILAVAMLALVLTLVSSISSGYNVQKKSLIDMTLETNRTYAQKLSSTTDSFLKMTLQTLEVSADNLAQTMIERDIDSLTIEAERLTAQSDTFNSVLIVAKDGEILATSPKTLELQGKILNSEGGIQALKERKAFISDPYISLTDRLIIFISQPVFDEDNKFIGLVGGSIYLKEENILQDVLGEHFYENGSYVYVVDSTGRIIYHQDKDRINDFARENPVIQELVKGKSGAMQLVNSKGVDMLAGYAHVNGADWGVVTQRSTNATLVPAKDMMQEMIRKALPFLLVSILIIIYISNQIANPLQKLAHYAETSTQSNQEEEISQVRTWYYEAIQLKRALNFSMNFFQDRVNFYIHQSTTDPLTKLWNRRSMDELLKKWTDQDKPYALIMLDIDKFKRVNDTYGHGVGDDVLKYLADKMQKMTREQDHCCRLGGEEFVILLPKADEKTAYDVAERLRKKLETTISPCGEIVTVSLGIALFPDHGRHPKEILETADTALYEAKRTGRNRTVVSTHTPTHDATV
- the guaC gene encoding GMP reductase, producing the protein MDTVFDYEDIQLIPAKCIVNSRSECDTSIILGKHKFELPVVPANMQTIIDEKTAVQLAENGYFYIMHRFAPEKRMDFIKDMQGRGLIASISVGVKDDEYVFVEQLAADQLTPDYITIDIAHGHSNAVINMIQHIKKHLPESFVIAGNVGTPEAVRELENAGADATKVGIGPGKVCITKIKTGFGTGGWQLAAVRWCARAATKPIIADGGIRTHGDIAKSVRFGASMVMIGSLFAGHEESPGQTIEKDGIIYKEYFGSASEFQKGEKKNVEGKKLYVEYKGKLQDTLTEMQQDLQSSISYAGGTTLEAIRKVDYVVVKNSIFNGDKVF